From the genome of Flavobacterium luteolum, one region includes:
- a CDS encoding FMN-dependent NADH-azoreductase — protein MKKVLHIISSPKKELSASRKLGKKVIDKLQEKFQEVQIKEHDLNTLPHLNETQINAFFTPDENRSEVQKSETAFSDAAIANLLEADILVVEAPMYNWNIPSTLKAYFDQIARPGITFRYIGKGMLPQGLLKNKKAYIVTSSGGIYTDGDLKPYDFTTNYVRFFLELMGIEVVNIFRADGQAIRGQQEATRIGLESITVE, from the coding sequence GCTTTCTGCAAGCAGAAAATTAGGAAAAAAGGTGATTGATAAACTACAAGAAAAATTTCAAGAAGTACAGATTAAAGAGCATGATCTTAATACTCTTCCGCATTTGAATGAAACTCAAATCAATGCATTCTTTACACCTGATGAAAATCGGTCGGAAGTACAAAAATCAGAAACCGCTTTTTCAGATGCTGCTATTGCAAACCTGCTGGAAGCCGACATTTTAGTTGTAGAAGCCCCAATGTATAATTGGAATATCCCTTCAACATTGAAAGCCTATTTTGACCAAATAGCAAGACCCGGAATTACTTTTCGCTATATAGGAAAAGGAATGCTGCCGCAAGGATTGCTTAAAAATAAAAAGGCATACATTGTTACTTCGTCTGGTGGGATTTACACTGATGGAGATTTGAAACCTTACGATTTTACGACGAATTATGTTCGATTTTTTCTAGAACTTATGGGTATTGAAGTAGTAAACATTTTCAGAGCAGATGGTCAGGCAATTAGAGGTCAACAGGAGGCAACACGGATAGGATTGGAAAGCATCACTGTTGAATGA